The Bifidobacterium eulemuris genome includes a window with the following:
- a CDS encoding class C sortase: MTKSETNPLPSFSEAIDVSRFVAWRRRVYRQMVALRAVAAVLLVAAVCVTGYPLAMQWRSDRLLAERTASAQERVAGWPYPQAEDALRAAREYNKHLAVEGQPILGEASDPFSGEPGASGVTENDGSSSAAENDSEYQSMLDAGSGEMGAIRIPNISVDLPIYHGTGDDALARGAGHLYGTSLPVGGESTHSVLTGHRGLVSAMMFTRLDELVVGDFMYVEVMGETLAYQVDRITVIEPNDTSQLTIVQGEDRLTLMTCTPYGVNTHRLLVSGIRVSIPEPAPDPTDLHDARTVGIWVSVGALALGGSVVMLLRCRKREPERPIRHMSG; encoded by the coding sequence ATGACGAAAAGTGAGACCAATCCTTTGCCATCGTTCAGCGAGGCGATCGATGTCTCACGTTTCGTGGCATGGCGCAGACGAGTGTACCGTCAAATGGTGGCGTTGCGTGCGGTCGCTGCGGTATTGTTGGTCGCTGCGGTTTGTGTGACCGGCTATCCGCTCGCCATGCAATGGCGATCGGATCGGCTTCTGGCCGAGCGGACGGCATCTGCGCAGGAGCGTGTGGCCGGCTGGCCGTACCCGCAGGCCGAGGACGCTCTGCGGGCCGCGCGCGAATACAACAAGCATCTGGCGGTGGAGGGTCAGCCGATTTTGGGCGAAGCCTCCGACCCGTTCTCCGGCGAACCCGGCGCGAGCGGCGTCACGGAGAACGACGGCTCTTCTTCGGCCGCAGAAAACGACTCGGAATACCAGAGTATGTTGGACGCCGGGTCGGGGGAGATGGGCGCCATCCGTATTCCGAACATTAGTGTGGACCTTCCCATCTACCATGGCACCGGTGATGACGCTCTGGCCAGAGGCGCGGGACATCTGTATGGCACCAGCCTGCCCGTGGGCGGCGAATCGACCCATAGCGTGCTCACCGGGCATCGCGGCTTGGTCTCGGCCATGATGTTCACCCGTTTGGACGAGCTTGTGGTGGGTGACTTCATGTATGTGGAGGTGATGGGCGAGACATTGGCCTATCAGGTGGACCGCATCACCGTGATTGAGCCGAACGACACCTCGCAGCTGACCATCGTGCAAGGCGAGGACCGACTCACCCTGATGACCTGCACCCCCTACGGTGTGAACACGCACCGTCTGCTTGTCTCCGGAATCCGCGTCTCCATTCCCGAGCCTGCGCCCGATCCCACCGATCTGCACGACGCGCGCACCGTCGGCATATGGGTCTCGGTGGGAGCGCTCGCCTTAGGGGGATCTGTGGTTATGCTGCTGCGATGCCGCAAGCGGGAACCCGAACGGCCGATACGACATATGTCCGGCTGA
- the glgC gene encoding glucose-1-phosphate adenylyltransferase: protein MAKNKQKILSIVLAGGEGTRLMPLTRDRAKPAVPFGGAFRLIDFPLSNLVNSDYRHIIVLTQYKSHSLDRHISQMWRFSSLLGNYVSPVPAQQRLGKHWYLGSADAIYQTINIIEDVQPDIMVIVGADHVYRMDFGQMVQQHIESGAEFTVAGIRQPIDQSNQFGVIDVDPEHPNQIKTFLEKPDTCAGLPDDPNSFLASMGNYVANTDALFDALAKDEKAADTKHDMGGDIAPYFAARGEAGVYDFNTNIIPGSNEKDHAYWRDVGTLKQFYDAHMDLISYVPEFNLYNQQWPIYTNTGTLPPAKFVHAGRDRLGHATDSIVSPGVIVSGGEVHHSVLSPNVHIHSWAQVVDSILFDGVTINRRARVYKAILDKNVVLTENSTVGIDTEHDLARGFTVTPEGITVVPKGTVVDD from the coding sequence ATGGCGAAGAACAAACAGAAAATCCTGTCCATCGTTCTGGCAGGCGGCGAGGGAACGCGCCTTATGCCGTTGACCCGAGACCGTGCGAAGCCGGCCGTGCCGTTCGGCGGCGCGTTCCGACTGATCGATTTTCCCCTAAGCAATCTGGTGAATTCGGATTACCGTCATATCATCGTGCTCACGCAGTACAAGTCCCATTCGCTTGACCGTCATATCTCGCAGATGTGGCGCTTCTCGTCGCTGCTGGGCAACTACGTCTCCCCGGTTCCGGCGCAGCAGCGCCTCGGTAAGCACTGGTATCTCGGTTCCGCCGACGCCATCTACCAGACGATCAACATCATCGAGGACGTGCAGCCCGACATCATGGTGATCGTGGGTGCCGACCACGTGTACCGCATGGACTTCGGCCAGATGGTGCAGCAGCATATCGAATCCGGTGCCGAGTTCACCGTGGCGGGCATCCGCCAGCCCATCGACCAGTCGAACCAGTTTGGCGTGATCGATGTGGATCCCGAGCATCCCAACCAGATCAAAACCTTCCTGGAGAAGCCGGACACCTGCGCCGGCCTGCCGGACGATCCGAACTCCTTCCTCGCCTCGATGGGCAACTACGTGGCCAACACGGACGCCCTGTTCGACGCTTTGGCCAAGGATGAGAAGGCCGCCGACACCAAGCATGACATGGGCGGCGACATCGCCCCCTATTTCGCCGCACGCGGCGAGGCCGGCGTGTACGACTTCAACACGAACATCATCCCCGGATCCAACGAGAAGGACCACGCCTACTGGCGCGACGTGGGCACGCTCAAGCAGTTCTACGACGCGCATATGGATCTGATCTCCTATGTGCCGGAGTTCAACCTGTACAACCAGCAGTGGCCGATCTACACGAACACCGGTACGCTGCCGCCCGCCAAGTTCGTGCACGCGGGCCGCGACCGTCTCGGCCACGCCACCGATTCGATCGTCTCCCCCGGCGTGATCGTGTCCGGCGGCGAGGTGCACCACTCCGTGCTCTCCCCGAACGTGCACATCCACTCCTGGGCGCAGGTCGTCGATTCGATCCTGTTCGACGGCGTCACGATCAACCGTCGCGCGCGCGTCTACAAGGCGATCCTCGACAAGAACGTGGTGCTCACCGAGAATTCGACCGTCGGCATCGACACCGAGCATGATCTGGCCCGTGGCTTCACCGTCACGCCGGAAGGCATCACCGTCGTCCCGAAGGGCACCGTCGTCGACGACTGA